One segment of Toxotes jaculatrix isolate fToxJac2 chromosome 8, fToxJac2.pri, whole genome shotgun sequence DNA contains the following:
- the LOC121185912 gene encoding protein NDRG1-like produces MVLEENECDSVFEPQITEEHIETQYGNVHCIMTGTPRANRPVILTFHDVGLNHKTCFETLLNHEDMQEIIRQVPICHVEAPGQHEGAKTLPTAYTYPSMDQLSEALPAVLKHFGLRSVIGLGVGAGAYILARFALNHPDLVDGLLLININPNAEGLMDTVANKITGWTHTLPDTIISHLFGKDEIQTNHDLIATYRHHITTTMNQSNVSQFLRSYNNRSALEVERPVPGGNINVRTLKCSTLLIVGDSSPAVEAVVDCNSKLNPTKTTLLKMADCGGLPQVDQPAKVTEALKYFIQGMGYMSSASMTRLRSRTTSSSSISSFDGPRSRAHTNELQRGQIHSRGTEEKRGRSHTDVSMESISNSNVDHGISKSTEVAC; encoded by the exons ATGGTCCTGGAGGAGAACGAGTGTGACTCAGTCTTTGAGCCTCAAATCACA gaGGAGCACATAGAGACTCAGTATGGGAACGTCCACTGCATCATGACAGGGACTCCTAGGGCAAACCGTCCTGTTATCCTGACCTTTCACGATGTTGGACTGAACC ACAAGACCTGTTTTGAGACTCTGCTCAACCATGAGGACATGCAGGAAATCATCAGACAAGTGCCTATTTGTCATGTTGAAGCACCAGGACAACATGAGGGAGCCAAAACTCTCCCTACTGC GTACACCTACCCTTCCATGGACCAGCTGTCTGAGGCACTGCCTGCCGTTTTAAAACACTTTGG ATTACGTAGTGTGATTGGACTGGGAGTTGGAGCAGGAGCCTACATCCTGGCGAGATTCGCT ctgaATCATCCTGATCTGGTGGATGGATTACTGCTGATCAACATCAACCCCAACGCTGAAGGACTAATGGATACTGTTGCAAACAAG ATCACTGGATGGACCCACACCCTCCCAGACACAATCATCTCACACCTGTTCGGAAAG gatgagatccagaccaaccACGACCTCATTGCCACATACCGTCACCACATCACAACAACGATGAACCAGTCCAACGTGAGTCAGTTCCTCCGCTCCTACAACAATCGCAGCGCTCTGGAGGTGGAGCGGCCTGTTCCTGGAGGAAACATCAATGTCAGGACACTCAA GTGCTCCACTCTGTTGATTGTAGGAGACAGTTCTCCAGCTGTGGAGGCCGTGGTCGACTGCAACTCTAAACTCAACCCCaccaagaccacactgctcaaG ATGGCGGATTGTGGAGGACTTCCTCAGGTGGATCAG CCAGCCAAAGTGACTGAAGCCTTAAAATATTTCATCCAGGGCATGGGATACA TGTCCAGTGCCAGCATGACCAGACTCCGCTCACGGACAACCTCCAGCTCCAGCATCTCGTCCTTCGATGGCCCTCGAAGCCGTGCACACACCAACGAGTTGCAGCGTGGCCAGATACACTCACGCGGCACAGAGGAGAAGCGTGGACGCTCGCACACTGATGTCTCCATGGAGAGTATTTCCAACAGTAATGTGGACCACGGCATCTCAAAGTCCACTGAGGTGGCATGCTAG